A window of Devosia chinhatensis genomic DNA:
CCTCCCGCCCGCCCAGGGCCGGGTCGATCAGCGTGGGATCGAGCACGTCATAGCCATGGGTCGATGCTGCCGGAGCCAGAAAGATCGGCGATAGATAAAGGTGCGATATGGCCAGACCGGCCAGATAATCGAGCTGGGCTTCGACATGGGCGAAGGTGACCCCGTCTCGCAGCTGGATGCGATAGGTCGAAGTGGGAATGGGCTGGATCACTTGGGGAGGTCCTGAACGCGGCTTTATGCCATAACTCCCCTAATGGCGCGGACAAGGGGTGGTTCCACCAGCCCTCGCACGGCAGCCGCAAGCCGCCATCCCCGTTGACTTGGCGGTCGCCCCGGCTATGGTCCGCCCGAACCATTTGCTCGCGCAGGACGGACCATGTCGCATACCCAGCTCGCCCAGATCATCGATGCCGCTTTCGAGAACCGCGGCGAGATCAACTTTGCCACCAAAGGCGAGGTGCGCGATGCGGTCGATACGGCGCTGGCCATGCTCGACAAGGGCGAGGCGCGGGTGGCCGAGAAAGTCGAAGGCAGCTGGCAGGTCAATCAATGGCTCAAGAAGGCGGTGCTGCTGTCCTTCCGCCTCAACGACAACCAGATGATCTCCGGCGGCCCCGGCGGGTCTTCCTTCTGGGATAAGGTGCCCACCAAGTTCGAGGGCTGGAGCGAGAACCATTTCCGCCAGGCCGGCTTCCGCGCCGTGCCCGGAGCGATCGTGCGACACTCGGCCCATATCGGCAAGGGCGTCATCCTTATGCCCAGCTTCGTCAATCTGGGCGCCTATGTCGATGAAGGCACCATGGTCGACACCTGGGTTACCGTCGGCTCCTGCGCCCAGATCGGTCGCAACGTGCACATTTCGGGCGGTGTCGGCATTGGTGGCGTGCTGGAGCCGCTCCAGGCCGGGCCCGTGATCATCGAGGACAATTGCTTTATCGGCGCGCGCTCGGAGATCGTCGAGGGCGTTGTGGTGGGCGAGGGCGCGGTGATCTCGATGGGCGTCTTCATCGGCGCCTCTACCAAGATCGTCGACCGTGCCACGGGCGAAATCCATATCGGCAAGGTGCCGCCCTATTCGGTCGTGGTATCGGGCAGCCTGCCCGGAAAGCCGCTGCCCGATGGCACGCCCGGCCCGAACCTGTACTGCGCCGTCATCGTCAAGACCGTGGACGCCCAGACGCGCTCCAAGACCGGTATCAACGACCTTCTGCGCGACTAGGAGACGAGCGTGGCCATCGATCCGCAAGCCCTGCTCGAACGGCTCATTGCCTGTCCGTCGGTGACGCCGCAAGAGGCTGGGGCGCTGGACCTGCTCGAGCGTGAATTGTCCGCATCGGGCTTTGCGGTCACGCGGCTGCGCTTTGAGGGCGACAATTCCTATCCGGTCGACAATCTCTTCGCCACGCGCGGAAAGACCGGGCGTCGCTTGCTTTTTGCCGGTCATACCGACGTGGTTCCCCCCGGCGACCGGGCGCACTGGACCAGCGATCCCTTCATCCCGCGCGTGGCCGAGGGCAGGCTCTATGGCCGGGGTGCTGCAGACATGAAGTCCGGTATTGCCGCCTTCATTGCTGCCTGCTCGGCCCTGCCGCAGGATGCCGGCATCATCCAGCTGGCTATCACCAATGACGAAGAGGCCGATGCGATCAACGGCACGGACAAGCTCGTCGGCTGGATGGTCGAAAACGGCCATGGCTTCGATTTCGCAATTGTCGGGGAACCCAGTTCCACCGAGATCGTGGGCGACAGCATCAAGATCGGCCGGCGCGGGTCTTTTTCCGGCAAACTGACCGTGACGGGCACGCAGGGTCATGTCGCCTATCCGCACAAGGCCAACAACCCCCTGCCGGTGCTTGCCGCCATGGCCACGGCCCTGTCATCGGAGCGGCTCGACGCGGGAACAGAGCATTTTCCGGCCAGCAATCTCGAGATCACCACGATCGATGTCGGCAATCCCGTGTCCAACGTGATCCCGATGAGCGGCACGCTGCGGTTCAATATCCGCTACAACGATCTCTGGACGCCCGAGACGCTGGGCGATTGGGTCCGCGAGCGGATCGGCGCGGTGGCGGCAAATCAAACCCAAGTCCTGTTCGAGGTCTCGGGTGTGCCTTCGCGCGCGTTTCTTTCACCCCTGGGCGCGGATATCGAGACGCTTTCGGCCGTGATCGCCGCGCGCACCGGCAAGGCACCGGATTATTCGACCGGTGGCGGCACCTCGGACGCGCGCTTCATCGCTCAATATGGTCCGGTGGTGGAATGTGGGCTGGTCGGCCCCTCCATGCACAAGGCCGACGAGCACATTGCTCTCGAGGACCTGCATAGCCTCACCGCCATCTACACCGATTTCATGCGCGCCTTCTTTGCCGGTGGCGCCAAATGAAGATCGGCGGGCTGCTGCTCGCGGCGCTGGCCGGCTGGCAGATGATCCTGCGCGGCGATCCGAACTGGTCGAGCCATTTCCGCCTCTCGGCGGCGGGCCTCGCCTCGGCCGTCGTGCTGTTCTACGTTTTTGCCGTCCTGGCCGTGGTGCTGGCTTCCCTCCAGGTCGGCGTGCCGAGCCTTGAGGGATTTTTCGATATCATGCTGATCCAGTCGCTCTGGCTCGGCGCGCTGCTCATCGGCCTTTACGGGACGCGCTTTGCCGTGCGCGACAAAAGCCCGGTCTTTCCGGTTCTGGTGCCGGGGATCCACGCGCTTACAGCCTATCTGGTGCTGGGCTCGCTGGTCTCGCTGATCCTGGGCATGCTGCTGCCGCTTCTGTGGCTGGCGCTGGTCTTCATGCTCTATCGGCTCGGCCGCGTGGCAGCAGGCTGGACGCATGGCGTGTCTGCGGCATTCGCGTTCCTCACCGTGGTTCTGCTTGTCGGGCTGCCGATGACGCTCTACATGCTAGCCACGACCTTCGCGCCCCCAGCCTGAGACGAGAGTTTTCCTTGGCCCAGCCCACGCCCTCCTTTTTCGAAGAAGCACTCAACGCCGCCCGCGGCTGCTGGGCGCTCGTCATCGGCCGCCGCGACGCCTCGACCTGGTTCGATTTTTCCCAGCGCGGGCTCATCGGCAGCCTCGTGGCGGTGCTGCTGGCGATGCTGATTGCCGGTTTCGGACCCATGCTTCTGGG
This region includes:
- the dapE gene encoding succinyl-diaminopimelate desuccinylase, whose protein sequence is MAIDPQALLERLIACPSVTPQEAGALDLLERELSASGFAVTRLRFEGDNSYPVDNLFATRGKTGRRLLFAGHTDVVPPGDRAHWTSDPFIPRVAEGRLYGRGAADMKSGIAAFIAACSALPQDAGIIQLAITNDEEADAINGTDKLVGWMVENGHGFDFAIVGEPSSTEIVGDSIKIGRRGSFSGKLTVTGTQGHVAYPHKANNPLPVLAAMATALSSERLDAGTEHFPASNLEITTIDVGNPVSNVIPMSGTLRFNIRYNDLWTPETLGDWVRERIGAVAANQTQVLFEVSGVPSRAFLSPLGADIETLSAVIAARTGKAPDYSTGGGTSDARFIAQYGPVVECGLVGPSMHKADEHIALEDLHSLTAIYTDFMRAFFAGGAK
- a CDS encoding alpha-amylase family glycosyl hydrolase, whose amino-acid sequence is MIQPIPTSTYRIQLRDGVTFAHVEAQLDYLAGLAISHLYLSPIFLAPAASTHGYDVLDPTLIDPALGGRE
- the dapD gene encoding 2,3,4,5-tetrahydropyridine-2,6-dicarboxylate N-succinyltransferase; protein product: MSHTQLAQIIDAAFENRGEINFATKGEVRDAVDTALAMLDKGEARVAEKVEGSWQVNQWLKKAVLLSFRLNDNQMISGGPGGSSFWDKVPTKFEGWSENHFRQAGFRAVPGAIVRHSAHIGKGVILMPSFVNLGAYVDEGTMVDTWVTVGSCAQIGRNVHISGGVGIGGVLEPLQAGPVIIEDNCFIGARSEIVEGVVVGEGAVISMGVFIGASTKIVDRATGEIHIGKVPPYSVVVSGSLPGKPLPDGTPGPNLYCAVIVKTVDAQTRSKTGINDLLRD